The genomic segment CTATTGGCAAAAATTCACATCATCATCATATTTAACCTTTTAGTGTGATGAGCTTAAGGCACAAGGGTTAAAAGTACGCTCCAAAGCTCAAAGTTGAGTACTTAATCAGTGTGAATCAATATGCTAATGATTTGATGCTGTCCTTTGGTGGGCATAGATCCGGTTGATACACATAGGTGTGTCTTTCTGAAGCCTGAGTAAATTCTCCTGGTAAACTGACATCCATGGCTTATTTCTGCTGTTGGTCTGTGGATCAGTTAACTTTGTGTTATGAGTGACAATAACATTTCCTGTTCTTGCTAAAAGCCCTGACATGCCACTGATGCATGTCTGTAGTAATACACGCTAAAGAGTGAAATTCAAACTCGCTTGGCAGCTTGAGAGAGGATGAAGCAAACAGGTTTCTCTTGCGCAATTTTGTGAACCTTCCTCTGCTCTCTGTCAGTGAATTTAAATGGATATAATTCTCAAGGCAACAAATGAGGATCAGAGTTATTCCACGCTAGTAGTCAGTGTTCTGGGCATTATGAAATTCGTGAAAGCCTGCAATCTCCAGGATCATTTTTCTGAATCACAAGGAAAATCTGATGAGCCACATCTAAACCATACTTAAGCTATTAGTGCTTCCAGTTAAGCAACACTGGGGTTTGGAACGCCCTTTGCATGAAACCTTCCCTGCCTTAAAAGACTTACCAGCCTTTAACTTCACCTACTAAATCCTTCTTTTGCTAGGCTCTGTTCAAGAGAAAAGACTCCTGAAGTCAAATCAGAAAATCCTTTTGCATAGCTGTTGTTCAGTGCTCTCCCTGGTGACCAGCCTTGGAGCTTAAGAGACACTTGGGTAAAATTTGGTGAATTTGGATGAGTTCTGCTTCAGGTTTTGTTCACCAAATTCATAAAGAACCTTGGCTACATGCAAAATGAGGTAGTGCTCTGGCAGTCTTGCACATTGAGTTCATCTGAAGCACTGGGTGTTTATTACCAAGTGTGGTCAATATATATTTGTAGGGCTGGGGACTAATGGCACAGTCTTGTTAGGTGCTCTGTGCTTTGGATCTAGTTCAGAAAACCACTTTACAATCAACACAGAATCAGTCCCGCTATATCCACTGGACTACTCACACCTCCCTTGCTTGAAACCGGAGGCATGAGGGCAGAATCAACCCCTGTGTAAAGTCTGTCCCATGACACGGTGTTGCTTTTCCTGGCATCTCTTGGTTAACTCTGAGCCAGGTATTACTTATGGGTTCCACTCTCCCCTTCCATTTGCTCTTCTAATTTCCTCTGTGTACCTTTGAGTTCTTCTGTCTGTGCAGTAGGTGTTCTGAAGGGTTATTTTCAAATCACCTGAGGAAAGATGCTTTAAAGTTGGAAAGGAAACCAGTTATTTATTACCAGTGTATCAAGTGGCAATTTTAGAGTTGTTTTCTTGACTTCTTCCATGGGTGTGGGAAACATGATCATGTCTGGCCTCCTCCATTCCATGGTCtcatcttttgtttgtttttcttgcaaaatgCTGGCTCAGTCTTTAAGCATCTCATTCTTCCACCTGGGATATCAGCCTCCAGGTAATGTAGGGCTCAGAGAGGAGGGACTGCTTTTACCAGGCAGGTTCTTGTTGTCATCTCTCGTATGGCACTTCATTAATGTTTGCCAaagaccacaatttctatacaTCTCAGTCCATTTCTACAGTGTTCTTGAGGCATTCTCTCCTCCTTTTTAGGCAGTTTAGGTTTTCTGGGAAgctggctgctgctcttctccaggataTCTCTTGTTCTGTAAAACGTTCTCACTGGGTTTGAGGTCTTTGACCACGGCCTTTCTTAGCATGTGAAGTCCCACGGTGATATCCTACTGATTTTGAAGAGTGGCTCTGGGAAAGACCAAGCTTATTCCTGCCAAGGGGAAGagtgaaaaggaagaagttttccATCACCTGTAGGGGTGTGATTGGGAATGCTCCAGTGGAGTCTCTGGCCGCACCCAGTCCTGGGGACAATACCTCCCACACAGGCTCCAGGGTCATTACAACACTGATTGTGGCTCCACATCACAGCATCCTGCTCTGACATATATAAGCAACAACACTGCTCACTAAGATACACAagaacttttttccctttgactCACCAGATCAGTAGTGAAAACCTGAAGGTTTTCTCTGACTTGCTGCATATCCATTTAAGCCACAAAGAGCTTAAATCAGGCTAAATGCTGGCAAACCTACTCAAAGATTGAGGTTTATAGTTTATTCAGACCTCTGTTGTAAGACATAAACTAATCCAGTAGCTTTATCATAGGGCTCCCCTGTTTTCATCAATTGGTGTTAAGAGAGATCAAAAGAAATTAACCCAGCAACTGAAACAAGTCACTGCTGGGGTGTTCACAGTGCTGGATCAGATTGGAAAGTATGTGCCACGTGGCTGAAAGCCCTTCCAGAGTCAGGGAACTGTGAGATGTTGTTCTTGGTGTGGATGTGCTGGAGGGATTGATGGAGCAGGAAGGTTGGTGTTATCAAACGTTGATGTTTAGGGAATTTGTTACATTTGCTGTGACTGTTCTCTTGATCAGCTTGTGCCTGGCTGGAAAATTACTGCTGTGATCACAGTCAAGAGATGTGTGTTGTGATAGTGTAGAATAATTCACTACCTTAGCAATTAGTCAAAGCTTGAtagttaaatattaataattcaGATACATTTAATACGTGTAAACCCTTAATGTAGAGTGTGAGGGCACATTTATGTGAAGATTGTCTGTGATATACAATGGTTTGCAGTAATTCTGGCTCAGGACTTCTGTACAAAATATAATcattcattctttttcattttgattttgcaGCTGGCGATTTTCATTCTATCTCACATCCTCCATTGCTggatttatatttctttatgaTGTAAGTTAATCATTTTAAGGACTGGTATTCTTATACTTTCAACAAAACAAGAGCTGGTTTCTAGACCTTCTGGAAGGCCATAGAATGACTCATTTGTTTCGGTGGATCTTTGGGTTCAGCTCTTTGCTGTATGTAATCTAGATGCAATATGCACTGAGGTTTTACTGAATTCTTCAATTATCTTTTGAACTGGCATGATAAAATACTTTATGAGTAATCAGTGTTTTTAAGGCAAGTTTTAAGAAGTCCCACAGATGGTTTTACAACATGCCTTGTTAACACCTACAAATGCATCACATGGCCATGTTTTTCTCAAAGGAGGCCATAAACCTTTCCTGGCAGCACTACTGGGGGTCACAACAATGGTGCATTTCATGGCTATTTATTGAGGTGTTACTGCTGAGTCAGAAGTTGGGAATAACAGAGGGAGTGCTGCTTGTAACTATGTGAGCACTGCCTGGGGTGTCATTAATGCTTCTCCCAAGCAGCGGAACAGTTCTCACTGTGTCTGCATTCATCTGGCTCTTCTCCCTAAACACTATTTATCATCATGGTGTGTGTGGCTGGTAAACACAGCAAAATCTAATCACTGTGGCAACATATCTTGAGTAATTGCAGTAATAAACCACACACCCACTGCTTTGGATGATGAAATGATGAACTGGAATGTTTCAGGTGTCTTGAAAAGAAGCCAAAAGCTGGGACCAATAGAATAAATCTGAGATGCAAGATCCCTTTAGAAATTGGTGGGGAACAGTTATCAAGACTAGAGCTTCTTAGCCTGCTTCACTTAGAGAAATACTAAGTATTGAATATTTTGAGTTAAGACAAGTTATTGTGACTCAGCTGATCAGTCTCTGTCTCATCTGTCTTCCTCAGAAACCGTGGTTTTACGACATCTGGCAGACGTGGGTTGGCTACCCATTTCAGGTGAGGTTTTTGGCATGGGGCCATTGGCCTTAAGGCATTCCAGGCTATTTCCCCATTGGAAGGGGTAATCTGCAGAAGTGCTTCTCCCTCTCAACAGGCAGCACCTCGAGAGGTGCAGCACCAAAACCTTTTGCCCTCCTTTGGTACCTTCTGCTGactgctgcaggacttgtgtgatctgcctgggctgcagcacagccctcaAGCCAGACCACTGTTATTTCTTCCCACCCCAGCTTACCCGTTGTGTGCAGTAGATGCTTTCTGTGTTACTTGTTTTGGTGCAGAAACCCCAAAGCTTCCACCAAGCCTGATGATGCTTTGAGGCATTGCAGAACAGCGTCATGCAGACGGTTATGCCAAGCAGCCTAAGTGCTGTGTGCGTGCTGGGCCCTCTTGCTCAGTGATGTAGGTGGAAGGAGTGCTGCAGCGATTCGGTTTGGCCTAATGTGAATCCCTTCTCTGGGGATCTCTGCTCAATGCTCTGGTTGTTCAAAAGGGTCACgaggcttttctttcttcctaaaaGATTTTGCTAACAGTCCCATTAATAGATGTTTCCAAGCAAACTGCTTTCTTGCCCACCTGCCAGAGGTCCTTATGTGTCCCCCACTCTTATTTTTATAAATCTGTGATCCATCACACACTGCATCCTTATTCCTGTCCTAGGCAGGGGCCAAGAATAAAAAGAATCCTGACCCCCAGTTTTCCAGCTTCTCCTGCCCATGGGACTTGCTAACCAAGCCTACTTCCTGCCACCTGGGGAATGTATTGAACAAGGAAACAGCCAAGCTCAGCATCTAGGCCTAAGCAGATGCCTGGGATTTTAGCATAAATAGCTGACACTTTAGTCATGGGCTGTGTGAATGTTTAATATGTTAATTGTTCAGCAAAATGCAGGGCTTGGTTTACTTGCAGTTGTTTGTAATTAAATGCAGAAGCACTCTGCGTGTAGTTCTCTGACAAACGCACACAAAAAAGCATGCTGAAATtcagagaggggaaggaggagctgcAGAAATTGAGAGTTTGGTCTGAGTAAAGGTTAAAATATTTGGCTCCCAGAACATCCTTCTTAATGAAGCCCAGAACAGGGATTTagtttagtttaattttttaagcaaGACTCAGTGGTGGAGCAAAAGAagtgaggaaaggaaaaacaaaatgattTCACTTGGCATTTGCTTTCTGCTATTCTCAGTTAACTGTGATTTTCTTCCTTACAGACCCTGCTGCCATCCCAGTATTGGTACTACATGGCTGAGATTGGTTTTTACTGGTCTCTTTTATTTACACTGGGGATTGACAACAGAAGGAAGGCAAGTGGGCATGCTTGTTTGTAGCTAGAACCTCTGTTTCTGTGAAGGGGGGAAAAGTGTTTGCAAGGAAAAGCACTGTCCTGACACTGGATTTGGTGCAGCCACATGAGGGCAGCATCAGTCTGTCCCTGGCACACCTGCACACATCCAAGCTCTCCTACCAGGGCATCTCTGTGTGTGACACGTCGTGCTTGTCACTTCATCCGCGCGCCGACCCTCGGAGGCTGTACTTGCTTGGCTTTACctttgtgtttttctctctttcccaggATTTTCTGGCTCATGTCGTTCATCACTTGGCAGCCATTGGGTTGATGAGTGGCTCTTGGTGCGCTAATTACGTGCGTCTGGGGACACTGGTGATGTTTGTGCACGATACTGCAGATTTCTGGCTTGAGGTAACCCCGCTCTCCATCTCTGTTTTTTTTGTCTGGGTGTTTTGATTGgtgggtttttggttgttgccCAGGCTACATTCAGTGACATTTTAATCTTTCTCCCACAAGTTTCATATGATCCCTTTCTATCCCCACAAAAACACAGCTTCACATATTCATGAATTGTGAGGTAAAAAAGAGCTTCTGAATAATTTAAATGGTTACTCTGTTCAAGAATCCCATGTGAGAAAAGAGCACAAGAGAAGTTCTGCAGTACAGAATGGGGACTGGAAATACAGCTGCCTCCCTGGATTATTCTTGCTTCACTGTTAAAATTAGTCTAAGTTGGCTAGCCTGGGAACAGCTTGTCATGGTACCAATTCTCAAGCAAATTTAGCAGCCAAAATTTTGGCTACCTCTGCAAATTGGTTTAATTTTGTCAACATCCACACCCTTCTTTTGACCCGAGAGGTACATCTACATTAGACTTCTGGCTGGAGACACTTAAGCTGTCCCTGAACAAGGTATCacagaagaaacatttcttACCCTGGACTGAAGAGGAAACTAAATATCAGTGGTTAGAAATGTTTAAGACTCAGAAGTGTCCTATTCTGCACACAGCACTGTGGTCATAGAGACTTGCTGCTGGCTTTCTTAAAAGACAAATGTTCACTGTTTCCTTCAACAGTTATCATGACTTCATAACACCAAGGCTGAGAGCATAGCTTCATCACTTCTTCTGGTGGCAATGCCAGTGTAAGCAGCCCTTGTAGGCTGTTTTCCATCACTGTGCAGTTCTGCTTTTGACAGTCTGTCCGTTTTATTGGAACAACTAATTGTGGGGTCACGCAGTTGGGATTGGTCCTGATCAGATGTGTGCGTACAGGGTTTTTTGCCTGGTTACTTTTACTCCTGGACTGCTTTGTTGGTCCAGTTAACGGTGTGACCTTACAGACAGTTGAGCTGACAACTGGTAGGACAGCACTCAGATGGAAGCTGAAGTTGGGTACCAGAATGACTTAATTCAGCCCTGCCACTCAAACGAAAAAGTCCATCAAGCTGCTGTTTGAAACCTTGGCTTGGCACCTGGAGCTGTGTTCACACTTGAGAGCATCTGTTTTGTTCAGCAGTGCCCAGGATGATTCCTAAATGAAGCATGAAGAGCTGCACAGTTCAGCTGGGGCATAAGCAGCAATTATAATGCTTGTTAGTGGGATAGAGACCAACAGGAGGATCTACAGTTCATagtaaggagaaaacagaagctgaatTAGGCACAGAGAAGGGTCAGTAACACACATGCACCAGAATGCCTGTGTGTAAGGGGTCACTGCCGCTACTGAGCATGCAGATGTGGCCAGCAGCTTCTCTTTGATTCAGCCCGTTTTGAATCTGGTACCAGAATGAGAGatcacctctgttttcatgacACTTCTATAGTCTGATCCAAGAGCGATCCTTTAGGCCTTTGATACAAAGTCCTCTCCTTTAAGATGAAAGGAGAAATATAAACAAAGAATCAGTTTTGATACTGCTTTATTAGGTATCAGTAAAGTGATTGCCTTACATGTCAAACAGGGAGGACATCTTCTTCCTGCTTTGGTGGAAGATGAGTGtttatttatgaaaatgtgGAAAGGAACTTATTTCAGAGAATATTTGTAATACATTTGATGGTTTTTATTCAATGCAGGCAGCCAAAATGTTTAATTACGCTCACTGGGAGAAAACCTGCAATATGCTCTTTATCATCTTTTCTATCGCATTCTTCATCACAAGAATCATCCTGTTTCCCTTCTGGTAAGCAGTATTTGATGTAATCACAGGCTTTTATttcattcccattcccattgAGAGGTTAGTATTGGTTGtgatgggaaaaggaaaggaatggatTGTACTTTagagagcaggagcagaacttCTATTATTGTTGGCCACTAATGGCCAGCCAGAAGAATTgacaaaactgattttaaaaatttaagCTCAGTAAAAATAGTTTCTTAAAAGAGCTCCTTGAAAACAGCTAACCTAAATGGAGGCTCTTATGTATTATTCAAGTTATTTTTGTGAGTTGTAGTTAAATGCTCTGAGCTCCTGCATTTTCAAGAGGATTGAGCTACTTAACTAGGAGAAATAATTTTCCCCTTTCATTCTATCCCTCCTGCTGTaactgcagaggcagagcccAGTGTAATTCCTATATAATTGTAGCTAATTTTTTGTAGAGCCTTCGTTTTGCTACCTAGTTTTGGGTAGAGCCACTCTCTCAAGCGAGGAGCATTCAGAAAAGTTAAGGTGAACCAGTTAATTTATGAAGTCAACACAAGTAAATCATAGCTTGCTAAACACTTGCATGACTTTGGAGTACTGCGATTTAATCTGCTTTGGAGTATCCACATGGGTGCTTAGAGTGCTTAATGCTTAACATgtttagcttttaaaagctatttaatgTGTTTCACATTCATGGTTTCCTTGACTTGCTCTAGTTTGCACTCATACCTCTCCCCCAATGTGGACAAACCCTTAGAGACTCAAGCTGGTTAAATTAATAGTTCTGAACACTGATCAACAGAAGGTTTTAATTTCCTgtagtattttctttcagaaatgctgaTGCCTTTTactttattgttatttttttattaactatACAAGTGATCTCCAATCATTTTGCTGCGCTGAGTTTCTTGTTCTTGAGTTCTTGAGCTTGGAAGCAAAACATTATGAGATTAAAGGCActgaaaaagccccaaacaataCAGAAGTAGTGAAGTCTGAAGATGGACAAAACATATGTTAATTAACAAAAAGCCCTGTTGTAAAGCCTGTAGGATTTTCTCTGGAGTGTGGATTTCAGATTAGAAAgactttgtattaaaaataaggcATAGGAAAGCTCTCAGTTGCATAGTATCTAGACCACACAGAGATTAAGAGCTGGAAAAATAGGATTGTTTTCTAACCTTGTTTAGAATACTTTTGTGCAAGACTCCAATTTCTCATCTTCTGAAGTCTGTATTTCAGTAGAGATGCATAATCTAGTTCAATAGAGATGCATAATCTAGTTAAGACAGAGCTTGTTAATGAATGTCATCTTTGCAGAGCTTTTTAATATTTGTGGAAATAATTGATCAGTTTGGAATGTGAAATTATAAATAGCTGTAAATAACACAGAGATGAAATCTTGCACCCTAATGCTGACCTTTATTTTTCAGGATTCTTCGTGCCACGTTGTATCAGCCTACATTCTACTCCACGACTCCTGTCATAGCATATTTTCTGTTCAATGGGCAGCTGTTGATCCTCCAAGGCTTGCATTTATACTGGGGTTACTTAATTCTCAAGATTTTGAAAAGGTTCATTTTCTTAAAGGTAAGCAGTTTATTCCCGCAGAAAAACATGTGAAGTATCAAAGGTGCCAATATCTCCAAGACATTTACCTGGaatttcttactgttttcctgAGCTTTCATGCGGTCATTTTTGACAGGGATCTTTCAAGGTATAGAGCTGTTCAAATGTGCTTTCTACCTACACCTCAAGTCATGGATCAGAATATCAAAGCTTCTGCTAAAACTGGGTTTTGCCTGCATCTGATGTTTTGCTCTGATTGTAAATGAGAAATGATCGCTACCAAAAACTGAAGCCCTGAGATGGTGCAGAACTCTTTAGAAGTTCTTGTGTTCTGAGTGAAAGCAATCTTTTGTCACTGGACTTTGTAGGAACATACCAAAAGAGGAGAGGCTTAAGCATTCACAGGTATATTTTGCTAGTAAAGGGGAAACCTAAGTTGTGCTATtgaaaaatggcatttcttttGAGGATCAAGATGCAAAACCTTAATTGAGCCAACTCTGTCCTTTTATCTGAGGCAGTTAATGCTGTGAAGCATCTTAAGGAAATAGAAATGTTCCTTCTGACACACATTTAATTGTTGTTTGACTGATAACAGAAACCATCCTGTAATTACTGGATTTCTTCAAATCTGATGGAAACAGACAGCTGGATATCATAGGGAGCCCCAATGTCTTCCctaaaagaaaactgcagttacAAACTCAACCCCTGTTAGACAGCAAACAGCTGTACATAAGTGACAAATCTGTAGAAGAAATGGATTGTGTTATTCTGCTCCTATAACATGCTTCTGTGTTCCCTTAGCTAGTGGGAAGCTTGTATTTCTTGTGTGTTACTTACCTCTGTTAGATTAATTACAAAGTTATTTCTGGCCTGCTTTATTAAGtgttaaaatgttttacttctcattttcttctttctggccTTGTCTCTGTGCTGTTCTCACACAACTCTCCTGATGAAATCAAGAGGGACATCCCTCTGccttgcagcagaggaagagaaaggcttCCCCATAATTCTCCATTCACATAGTCGACATTATGAGAGTATAATGCAAGAAGGTCTTCCCATGCAATGGGGAATAGGACATTACTTGACCAGCTATATAAGGCCACTCTGCCCTGCCTGCTTAAATGCCTTTGTAAGGggcagaaatgttttattttgagatAACAACTTCTTTGTGTTAGTCAGTGCTAAAAAATGGGCAAGCACGGAGCCTGCATCCCTACCATGGATTTTTGATTCCTTATAGAGCTCTGGGAGAAGACTGTTTCCAAATAACATTTTAcagtggtggtagcagcagcagccctaGCCCTTTTCAGTCCCTATGACTTCAGCTGGCTTGCATGTGCAGCCTGTTTTCCATAGCGGTGGCAAACTTGGCTGTGAAAGCAGCCAGTGCCTCCAAAGCTGTAAAGGCAACGTTGCAAAGAATGGTGTTTGCAAGGCGGCGTTTTTATACCAACATATTTGTTATAGACATActccacacaaagagctgtTGCTATTTCAGTGAAATACCAGTAAACCATCATCCTTGTACTAGAagggttttgtttctctgcccAGGacttttaaagttttcattcagaaaacaggcaattttggacatttttcTTGAAGCAACAGTTAGCTACTTCAGATGGAAAAATGAAGTCATGATGTAACTGGGAATAGGGATTGATGTTGTTGTTGAGCTGAAGGAAGCTCTGAGCATAGCAAGGGTGTAAGGAATGTTTTCAGTGCCCTCTGTGCCTTGAGCCACTGTTGGGTTGGTGGGGTCGCCTCTGGAAACTGCTGTAGTGCAGTAGTAAACAGCTCCTAACATCCATCCAGGGGCAGGTGTCTCCCCTGATTGTATCCTTCTGGACCATGTCATTGCACTGTCTGAAAGTCAGTGGCCTCGAATTTATTTATTCTCAGCAGGAAATGCTGTTGTCCCCTGTCAAAAGATAGGTTAAAGGACTTGTCTGGGTCAGAAATGAAAGGTGGGAATCTGTAGGGAATGTAAACAGGAGGGCCCAAGTCTTCAGGATGTCATGTATCCACTAGGTCCTCTTTGGTGTTATTCAAAGGGTCACACAGAGCTGTGTCACCTCTTGCTTAGAGCTGTGGGTCTAGGTTCAATACTCTGATCTCTAGGCTGTGGCAGAGGCATTATTAAAGGCAGGAATTAATACAGAAATGCCATCAAGTACTGCAGCCTCCTGAGTTAGTAGCTTCTTCCATGCTTTATTCTTCCCTCTTGGGAACAGATGGCTGTTGCCTGAGATTGGCTGGTCAGAAGCTCTTTATCTCAGATATCACCTCCCCTCTGCACTAATAAAGGGGACAGTTGTCCTCAGGGGTCACTGCTCAGCTGGCTGACTTGCTTCAGCAAAAAAGAACTTGGACTGAAactcttgctattttctctcctcccaaatgctgcagccagagatgaataaaactgaggaagaaggaaaggagggaggagagatgACCTTGTTCTGTTCCTCTGTGCCCTGTTTTCTCAGGCATGGGAGTCTGGCACCGGAGCTGGTAGCACAGAGCATCACTGGTCTCCAGGCTCATGGGATCTGTGCCACCTTTCCCTGGGCCCAGTCCTCCAGAAATGCCCCAGTGAGGGGGCATTCTGCATGGACAAGCTAAGCTGTACTCAGCTACTTTGCATTaagaagctttttattttgtctggGGATAGGAGGGGACAGAAGTGTTGGACTACAAGGATGCtagagaggaactcttcatcaggtactgtagcgataggacaaggggtaatgggttcaaactgaaagagggggagttcaagttagatataaggaagaagttctttactgtgagggtggtgaggcactggaaaaggttgcccagtgaagtggtaagtgccccatccctggcacggttcaaggccgggttggacagagccttgggtgaaatCTACTgtgaggggttggaacttggttatcttaaggtcctttccaacccaaaccagtctgtgattctatgatcctattaCATTTTTCAAATCAAAGATTTATTCTTACTTGTGGAAAATATAAAAGTACAGCAAAAGGAACCAAAATATCCT from the Lathamus discolor isolate bLatDis1 chromosome 8, bLatDis1.hap1, whole genome shotgun sequence genome contains:
- the CERS3 gene encoding ceramide synthase 3 translates to MAHILKTLNSWFWWENIWMPINVTWAHFVDRDGLVFPKAHQLYATIPYAFVLLIIRFFSERYIAIPLAKALGIKNVRRVKPQPNPVLESYFRECSKHPSQSDIQGLAKKCNCTVRLVEKWFRRRRNLEIPTVLRKFQEAFWRFSFYLTSSIAGFIFLYDKPWFYDIWQTWVGYPFQTLLPSQYWYYMAEIGFYWSLLFTLGIDNRRKDFLAHVVHHLAAIGLMSGSWCANYVRLGTLVMFVHDTADFWLEAAKMFNYAHWEKTCNMLFIIFSIAFFITRIILFPFWILRATLYQPTFYSTTPVIAYFLFNGQLLILQGLHLYWGYLILKILKRFIFLKDLKDDRSDEEEEDSVTDNEEESIKNGNKNSCGSSKHLLNSSYH